The Tripterygium wilfordii isolate XIE 37 chromosome 5, ASM1340144v1, whole genome shotgun sequence DNA segment CCTGTATTCTGTAGTATAACCGGGATTGAGATTTGAACGAATCGATGCAAAACACCAGCCTGCTGTATATAGTTAGTTACTGCCTTACTgggatttttttccttcttctggtTGTCTCTATTGATGCTAGTATTACAGGATGAGACCTGCTAGAGCAAAACTAAACCACTGTTCTAGATTATATATAATACTACGGATAGGTCCGGTAGGACGAGCTGAGCTTCCACGACTCCCACGAAGGTCGGTCCAGGTCTCTTACATTCAGACTATATTTACAGTGTTAGTATCTCCATAAGAATATTATGGTAATTATGATCTTGGTATGTGAATTCTTGTGAAGCAAAACCTGCAGGCAATTTACAGGATGAGCTTCCTTTTAATGGCAAAGTAGTGTTAGTAAGACTGTCATTCAATCATGCAGTACCATCTTTTTATATATACAGTTGCTGCCTAGGTATCTTGTTGTGGAAAGAGAAACATAAAAACCATATAAACTCTtctctaatatattttttgttggcaAATCTTCTCTTTTACATTATCTAGGCTTCCCTACTGACAGAGAAAAAGATCCTTTACAATGGTTGCCATTTCTTATGGGTGCATCAATATCAGAGATTCAGATGGCCCCATGTTGTCTCTTAGAAATTTCATTTATGTTTCTGGTTCCCCGCATCATCCTCTGTAGATTTTTGCTTGTTCTTTTCGAATTCAACAGGGAAAGAGAGTGACAAAGATTGTTAAAAGTTTCATAATGGGAAAATGAAAAACAGGGAGGAAAGCATTAGAAGCTTAATGATGCTTAAGCTTTTCATAAGAAAGCTGCAGCGGGGTCTCGCCCATTTGGCATCAAGAGAACATGATCTTGGTGTTCTTGggcttgaagaagaaatggaagtTAGAAAAATGGTCCCTGAAGATGTTGAGGAGAGACATTTTGCAGTGGTTGCTGTCAAAGGTGGAAAGCCTTAAAGGATTTTGGTTGAGTTTGGGAACTTGAGGTTATTTTCACATAGTTTAGAGACgaaatttagagaaaaaaatagtttaaggatgaaaatgaaattttttataattaagggACTAAGAGTTAATATTTAGTTTTTATATTGAGGAAGTGAAGCCCATTATAGGATCCAGTCCAAATTCTAGAAAGCCCATTATTATCTGAAGCCCAGTTCCTTAGATAATCTGGAGAGTAATAGATCACGCTGTACTTGAGGCgttagagcatgtccaatgagACACTTGAAACctatttttcaagtgttgaaagtgaattttatggaaaatttagagtgttATAGctctacaatggatgaaaatgaacacttgaaaacgcattttcttgataatgatacttgttttataggttgttgtggaaaatgacacttgaaatatggactatgtatatagttgatgaatagtgaagagagagatgataaaggtaagaaagaggtgatgaaaagtaagacagagaaaataagaaaatgagtatgaagTATTagaaagtatgaagtgttgatgaatagtgtatattatgGGACCCATTCATTCAATTAAATTATGTCCTATAGGAGagatgagatgagagagaatgattttgaagtacttgatataTTTTTTAGCATTGGAGTTGCTTATTGGTACAGAGTTTTCCAGTCTCGTCGCGTCGCGTATGGAAGCTCGTAATTCTACTTCAGCGATTCACATCCTTCCCTCCGCCCTCTCTCGATCCCAATCTCCACCAAGGGTTTTTCAATTTCCAAATTTTCCCTGCACAACATCAGTAACCCACACGCGCCCACTGAGCCCTTACACATTTATCTCTTTGatcttctcttttaattctgTGATTGATTTTGTCTGATCAACGGCCAATTTGATTTGTAAGAGCTTTTTTAGTGTTTCAGTCGAGGAGCTATCCATTGTTTTACCCGATTCAAACATTTGATTTCATTCTTTGGAAAGTTTTGATTCCATTTCCTAATACAGCTCTAGGGTTTTGGCTGTTTGTGTGCCGGGAAAGGTTGTAACGAACTGGGTAAGAGTGCAGAAGAAAAATTTCTGCTTGTTGATCTGCGGGGACATTGCATCTTTGGAGAAATTTTGCGGCTTGGGAGGATTTGTGTGGTGAACAATGAGGGGGTGTGCAAAACCCTAAGTTTATTCCGAGTTCTGAATATGAGCAATGGGGATTTGGAGATTTCCACGAGGAGAGCCTGATGAGTTTCAAAGACGTGGAGCCGATGAGTTTGGGCGTGCAGTATCGATGGTTGCAGTGGCGCAGATATGTCAGAGCGTTGGGTTTCAGGGGTTCAAGGGGTCTGCACTGGACTCGCTTGCGGACATTACAATCCGGTGCCTCCGTGACCTAGGTAAAGCCGCAAGTTTCAATGCGAATTTAGCTGGTAGAACGGAATGCAATCTTTTTGATGTTATTCAGGGTTTGGAGGATTTGAAACTTACTCAAAGTTTTCCTGGTGGGTCGTCTTGGTGCAGTTGTCTTATGAGTTCGGGAATCATGAAGGAAATATCTGAGTTTGTGTGGTCAAATGATGAAATTCCTTATGCGCATCCCCTGCCTCGGTTTCCAGTGATTAGGAGTATGAGATTGATACCTAGTTTTGTACAAATGAGTGAAACACCGCCTGTTAAGCGTATCCCGGCATGGTTGCCAGCATTTCCCGATCCTCACACTTATGTACACACACCCATGTGGAATGAGAGGGCGACGGATCTTCGTGCTGATAAGATTGAGCAAGCAAGGCAACGGAGAAAGACAGAGAGGGTCTTGCTGAGTTTGCAGCAGAGACTGGTCAGCAGTAATGGTGTTGTGGGAACTTCGGCT contains these protein-coding regions:
- the LOC119998152 gene encoding transcription initiation factor TFIID subunit 8-like, which translates into the protein MGIWRFPRGEPDEFQRRGADEFGRAVSMVAVAQICQSVGFQGFKGSALDSLADITIRCLRDLGKAASFNANLAGRTECNLFDVIQGLEDLKLTQSFPGGSSWCSCLMSSGIMKEISEFVWSNDEIPYAHPLPRFPVIRSMRLIPSFVQMSETPPVKRIPAWLPAFPDPHTYVHTPMWNERATDLRADKIEQARQRRKTERVLLSLQQRLVSSNGVVGTSASEDNENDGNESGIVCTVESGSYLLVHFLEKDDSALANDTNGAVGQSHFSVLQAFATAIEIAKGGINDEGDGEKTLFSGRPPCVNFKVKTSKKVFGEPFSLYHQKKGGGRMMTRLWPDEERDDKKRRAEYILRLSMENPQELTQL